From the genome of Candidatus Defluviilinea proxima:
GACCTCTTCCACCCGCAGAACATGGCGCTGTTATCTGAGGGAAAGATCAAAAATGCACGCAGGTTTGTTGTTATAGATAGTCATGTAGAAAAACACTATGGCAATAAAATGCGCAGTTATTTCGCGCATCACGGCGTAGAGGCCAAGATCGTCACCTTCCCCGGCGGCGAGGAAAATAAAACAGCAGAATATTATCTCTCCATTGTGCGTGAGCTGGATACTTTTCCCATCCATCGCAGAGATGAGCCGATCATCGCCATTGGAGGTGGCGTGCTCACCGATGTCGTTGCATTTGTCGCAAGCACCTATCGTCGTGGCGTCCCCCACATCAAAGTACCAACCACACTGATGGGATATGTCGATGCGTCAGTCGGCATCAAGAATGGAATCAACTTCAATGGTAACAAGAACCGTCTCGGCGCGTTCCAGCCTCCGCAAAAAGTCTTGCTCGATAAATCCTTCCTCGCCACCCTGCCACGCCGTCATCTTTTGAACGGTGTCTGCGAGATCATTAAACTGGCGGTCATCAAAGACGCGGAGTTATTTTCACTTTTGGAAACACATGGCCCAGAAAGCGTGGATGCCTATTTCCAAAATGCGGAAGGCGGCATCATCCTTGACCGGGCCATCGAAGGAATGCTGGAGGAGTTGGAGCCGAACTTATTCGAAGAAGACCTCGAACGCAAAGTGGATTTCGGCCATACATTCAGCTACGGATTAGAAACGCGTCACGAATCGGACCTTTTACATGGCGAGGCGGTTCTGTTAGATATCTGTCTCTCGGTCCTGATCGCAAAATCGCGTTGTCTATTGACAGATGAAGACAGTAACAGGGTATTTCGTCTGATCGAAAGCCTTGGCTTCATGCTGGATATGTCCATCCTCGACCCGCATCAACTTTGGGAATCGCTGGAGGAACGGGTGTATCACCGCAATGGCTTACAAAGAACACCCATGCCACACGGCATCGGCGGTTGTGTTTTTGTCAACGATATTAATTTCAATGAGATCGAACAGACAATAAAAATACTTGAGAATTGGATGGTAATAAAGCATGACAACTTTTAATAATGCAGACAACAAGGAAATCGACAAGTTTGATAAGGTCTCCCAGATCTGGTGGGACTTAAAAGGAGAGATGGGGACTCTTCACGTCATCAATCCTCTGCGCACCAAGTTCATCATGGAAAAGCTGACTGTGCAGAATCCCAAAATACTGGATGTAGGTTGTGGCGGCGGCATTTTATCTGAAGCATTAGCCAAAAACGGTGCTAAGGTGGTCGGCTCAGACCTATCGCAAGCTTCATTGGAAGTTGCCAAGCGCCATGCCGAACAACAAGGATTGAAGATCGAGTACCTATATGAAAGCGCTGAAAACATCGCCCAAAAGAATCCGGGAAGTTTCGATGCCATCACATGCATGGAAATGCTTGAGCATGTACCAGAACCAGCCAAGGTGATAGCGGCTTGTGCACAGGCACTAAAACCCGGCGGGCATGCCTTCTTCTCTACCATCAACCGCACACCAAAGGCATTTTTGTTCGCCATCGTTGGCGGTGAATATATTCTGCGCCTTCTGCCACGTGGAACCCACACCTATCAAAAATTGATCCGCCCCAGCGAATTAAAGCAATGGGCGCAGGATGCAGGTCTGGAGTTCTCCCGTATTGCCAGTTTGATCTACAATCCCTTCACCACTAAATTTAAAGTGGCGATGGGCGTGGAAGACGTCAACTATATGGTACATTTCACCAAGAAGAAATAATTCCACCGCGGAGTTGTAATCCATGAAAAAGTTTTTTGCCCTTTCCCGAACCACGCATGGCGTTCTAGATCTTGCCACGCCTGGTTTCTGCGCATTGCTTGTGCTGGGAAATTTCCCTGCATGGCAGGTCATTCTTCTTTCGATCTTCACCGCCTTTGCCGCATACACAGCCATTTACGCCCTGAACGATCTTGTGGGCATTGCGGTGGATAAGGAAAAGTTCACAGGTGGCATCAACGCTGGTTACTCGGTAGAAGCCTCTGATCTACGGTATCCATTAGCACAGAACGTACTCAGTTATCGAAGTGGTATTCTCTGGTTTGCCGTGTGGTTCATTGCCGCAGGGATCGGTTCCTATATACTCAACCCGACCATTGTGATCATCCTCGTTTCGGCCACTGTGTTGGAAGTGGTCTATGTCCTTCTCTTCAAGGTTACCTACCTGCGCACATTTGTCAGCGGATTGGTCAAATCCAGCGGGCCGATTGCCGCGGTCTTCGTTGTAGACCCCAACCCTTCCCTATCATCACTTTTGCTGATCCTGGCTTGGGTCTTTTTCTGGGAGATCGGCGGACAAAACGTCCCTGCCGATTGGAACGATACCGTGGAAGATAAACGCGTCCACGCCAAGACTATCCCTTTACAACTTGGCACACAAACAGCGGGACTAATCGTTATCATCACGCTGGCAGTGACAGTAGTCGCCAGTCTGTTCCTGCCGAACGTCTCTCCGCTCAAATTAGGTATTCCCTATTTGATTGCAAGCGCGGCGGCTGGCATCTACTTCCTGTTACTCCCGGGGTATCAACTCAGCCGCCAGCATGAAGGACGACAGGCTGCCAAGTTATTCGATAGTGCAAGTTATTATCCATTGGCACAACTTGCTATCATCACAGTGTTCGTGCTCCTCAATTAGTACATTCCCCATAAACATAAAACGGCCACGGAGTTTTATAGCTCCGCGGCCGTTGTGTTTTATCAATCGCGCCAGCCGTCTGCACGGCGCATCAATTCAAGCAATTCAGACATTTGCTCATCCCCTGAGAAATATTCGCCAACCCGAACCGCCTCACGATAAACATCTTGCAGTGAACTGCCATCGGCCCAATAGCTTTCCTTCAGTATCTCAGCATACTCTGCAACAATAACTGTGCGTTGGAAGTAGGGATCGGCACGTTCAAAGCTTCTGGATAGATCGCCAGAGCCAAGATCTTTTGACATTTCCACCACCTGCCGTGTATCGGGGTCTTGCCATCGCAGGTAGACCGTTGCAATATTCCCGTAGGCTTCGGGATACAACTTGACCTCATATAACGCGGTCACAGAGTGCCCTGCGCCGATCTCGCCTGCATCCACGGTATTATCGCGGAATTGGTCATCGGCAATGGCGCGGTTCTCAAAACCGACGAGACGATAACGCATCACAACATCGGGATTGAAATCCACCTGCACTTTGGCATCCATCGCAATGGTTTGAAGTGTACTGGTGAGGTTATCGATGAAGAGACGCTTGGCCTCACGCATATCATCCACATAAGCATAGAAGCCATCGCCGTTATCGGCCAGTTGTTCCATGAGTGTGTCGTTGTAGTTATCCATGCCAAAGCCAATAGTGGTCATGGTGACACCTTCTTCTACATGTCCGCGGATCTCATCGAGGATCACATTTGCTTCTGTGTTGCCGACGTTGGCAACACCGTCAGAGCAAAGGATGACACGATTGATTCCATCTCGCTTGTAGGAGCGGAGCGCCATGTTGTATCCCAAGCGGATCCCCGCTTCGGCGTTGGTCGCGCCTTCGGGTTGGAGACTGTAGATCGCGGAGAGAATGGCGTCTTTGTCCGAACCAGGCGTCGGGTCCAGAATGACGCGAGCATCGGATCCATATACAACAATACTCACGCTGTCGTTTCGTCCCAATTGCTCAACAAGCAATTCCAGTGAACGCTTCACCAATCCGAGACGGTTGTCCATATCCATCGAACCAGAGACGTCGATCACGAACGTCAACGAGGCATCCTTGCGTTCGTACTCAGGGACCTGATAGCCCTGAATGCCGACGCGTAGCATTTGATAACGCTCGGTCTGCGTAAAAGGTGAAGGCGCGCCATCCACAGAGATGGTGAAGGCCTGATGCGCAGATGGGTTGGCATATCCCTGATCGAAGTAGTTGATATACTCCTCCACGCGGACAGATTCGGGCGGCACCTGTAGATCATCCTTGAGATAGTTGCGCATGATCGTGTAGGAGCCAGTATCCACATCAAGCCCAAACGTGGAAAGATGATCGTCTTCCGTATCAATGGCTGGGTTGACGCCATAATCTTCAAAGAATGTGTCCTGTGGCTGTTGGTTCACAGGAGGGCCACCCCAATTCTTGGACGATGATTGAGGAGCGGATGCAGGGGCTTCGGTAGCCGCTGGCGCCTCGGTGACGACAGGCATTTCAAGAACATCGGCAGGGAGTTCATCGTGCGGTATCGGAGTGGAAGCCGCGCCTCCGCAAGCGGAGGTAAAAAGCAACAGGAATAGAATACCTGTTAGTAAGGCATTTCGTTTGGTAGACATTTTCTTCTCCTAAGTTTATTTTTTGAAGCGAAGTAAAGCGGACAACAGGTCGGCGTTCCCGTTGTGCTTGAAGGTGGAATTAATACATAGGCCCTCCGCTCCGGTGAAGAATGTTCACCAATTTGTAAATGCTGTGTTTCTTTTGTGACGTTGGGTAAAAGATAAAGTTCCCCATAAAGAAAAAGGATGAACCATGATGGTTCATCCTTTTTATAACTACCTGACACTCTAGAAACAAGTGGTGGTTGAGTAGTCCGAAGCGATTGCGAAGGGCGTACCGAAACCACAAATCCTGGTTGGTTATTGGTACGCGAGGAACACCAACGAAGACGTATCCGTTTCCTTCGTGATGGTCACAGTCGTGGTGTGATTATCCTTTTGATAACTGAGCAAGGCACCGCTACCCGTATCAGGAAGGTTGAACAACGCTGTCCAACCAAGCTTGGTCATCTCCGCTTCATAGTAATCGAACACTTCCTTTGTAGTCGCATTGGCCTTGAAGCTATAACCTATTGAAGTTTCTTCACCAGTGAACGCTGAAGGAATCACCGGGATACCATTCCAATCTTGAACCGGAGTTCCCTGCGGATCTACAGCATTCTGTATATCAGGCATTGCAGAAGGAAGCGCTTGCAAGGTCTCAACCGGCATGGAAGTCGCCAAAGCTTGCAGGGTTTCGATCGGCATGGAGGTCGCAAACGACTGCGCCGTTTCAACTGCATTCTGCGCCTCGTTGAATGGTTTGGAAACCAAACTACAGGCAAGAACAAAAACCAACGGGATTAGTAATAATAAAACTCTTGATGTGCGTGACATATAATAAATCTCCTTTTCATATAAATCATAATACAATAGGGCGGCATTCTCATAGACCTGTATGTACTATAAAAAAGGATCATCAATATGAACACATTACCGTGGTATCACAAAACCACCATCTATCAGGTTTACCCACGCTCTTTCAAAGACAGTAACGGCGATGGGATCGGGGACATTCGAGGCATCATCCAAAAATTAGACTACCTCCACGACTTGGGCTTCGAAACCATCTGGTTCTCGCCGTTCTTCTCCTCCCCACAAGCTGATTTCGGTTACGACATCTCGAACTACACTGACGTCGCTCCCGAATACGGCACCATGGACGATGCCCTCGAACTGATCGAGCAAATGCACAAGCGAGGTATGAAGATCGTTCTTGATATGGTGATGAACCACACATCCATCGAACATCCATGGTTTCAGGAGTCTCGCTCCTCGCGCGATAACCCGAAAGCCGATTGGTATATTTGGCGCGACAACCCCAACAACTGGAAATCCATGACCGGTGGAAGCGGCTGGCATTACGCACCAGAACGCGGACAATATTTCTGGTCAAGCTTTCTGCCCTTTCAACCAGACCTGAACTACCGCAACCCCGAAATAAAGAAGATCATGTTCGATACCGTCCGCTTTTGGCTGGAAAAAGGCGTGGACGGATACCGCCTCGACATCTTCAACGTCATCTACAAGGATGCCGAGTTTCGAGATAACCCATTCGCACTCAAACTTGCACCAGCGGTCAACGAGCCATCCGGGTACTTTCAGGAGTTCAAATACACGCTTGATCAACCCGAGGTCTTTGCGTTTGCTAAAGAGTTGCGAAATGTCTGCAATGAGTTCGGGGATACGCTCCTGCTCGGTGAAGTGATCGGAAGAAGGGAAGTCGTTCGCAGGTTTGCCGGGGACGAGCAGAACGATGGCCTCACGCTCGTATTCGACTTTGAAATGCTTGACTTCAAGTTCACAGCCGATTACTTTCGTGAACTGATCGGGAAGATCGAAGCGCATTTTCCAAGTCCCTTTATGCCAGTCTACGTGTTCAGTAACCACGATAAGAAACGAAGCATCCACAGGCTTGGAAATGACGCGCGAAAGGCAAAACTGCTCCACATGTTCCAATTGACCGTGCGGGGTGTGCCGTGCATGTATCACGGAGAAGAGATCGGCATGACCAATCATAAGATCCCGTTCGGAGCCGCGCTTGACCCGATCCCACACAAGTACAAGCGCCTGCCAAGGATTCTCTTTGATGCCCTCGGTATGACAGTTAACCGCGATGAAGTCCGCACGCCTATGCAATGGGACTCGACCCCAAATGCTGGTTTCTCCTCAGGAAAGCAAACATGGTTGCCCGTACATGAAAACTACACAACCATCAACGTGGAGAAAGAAAGCAAAGAAGATACATCACTGCTCAATACGATCCGTGCTTTGCTCAAGATCCGTACACAAGAGCAGGCCATTCAAGAAGGGTCATTGCAATTGATCGAAGGCCTTCCAAACAACGTACTTGGCTATGTAAGAGAGTTTGAGAAAAAACGTGTGGCCGTCTTCTTGAATTTCAGTGAGCAGGAAGTGGAGTTCCCATTTGGAGCTACCGAGTGTCTCTATCAATTGTCACCCACCGATCAGATCAAAAGCAAGTCCATCCATCTCGACAGTTTTGGAGGCATGATCGTTCTGTAGAAGCATCACCTGCGTAACAGAATATGATATAGTTTGGCTTTGGAACTATGAAGATCCTAGTGGTAGAAGACAACCCGGGCTCAAGGCGACTGGTAAAAGTACGCCTTTCTGCTGTGGGTCACGAGGTTGTAGATGTAGAAGATGGGCAATATGCATGGGATTTACTTCAACGCGAACCGTTCCAGATCGTCATCACCGATTGGATGATGCCGCGTCTTGACGGGCCAGGGTTGATCCAAAAAATTCGCGCCAGCAAGAATTCGCATTACACCTACATCATCATGCTCACCGCCATAGACGATAAACCCAAAGTTGTGCTCGGGTTGGAGGCGGGCGCTGATGAATACCTCACCAAGCCCTTCGACGCAAAAGAATTGATCGCTCGCGTGGCCAGCGGGGAACGCATCATCAAACTGGAAGAGCAACTTATCAAAGCTCGCCAACAAATGGAAAACCTCGCCATGCAAGATAGCCTGACATGTCTTCTCAACAGGCGTGCCATCGAAGAACATGCCCGAACCGAACTCACCCTCGCCAAACGCAAAGAACAGCCACTGAGCATCATATTGTTGGATATTGATTTTTTCAAAGCCATCAACGATCAATATGGGCATCCCGTTGGCGATCAGGTTTTACGAAAGCTGGCCGAAGTGTTTCCCCGCAATCTCCGTCCATATGACCGCATCGGGCGCTGGGGTGGCGAAGAGTTTATTGTGATCCTGCCCGATACAGATATATCCGAAGCTGTGGCCATAGCAGAACGTATGCGCATCGCAACCGCTGAAACCCCATTCACCCTCGAAAACGGGGATCACTACACCGTGCAGATCAGCCTTGGGGTAACCTGCGCCGTTGTAAATTACCCATCCCTCGAAGAACTTGTAGAAACAGCCGACCTGGCCTCTATAAAGCAAAACAGACTGGTCGAAACCGCGTGTGCAGTATCAACCAGTCTGCCGAGTAAGTTCTTTGTCATTTCGAAGGAGCGATAGCGACTGAGAAATCTTTACCCCTCGAGTAGAAGATTTCTCCCCGCTTCGCGGCTCGAAATGACAAGACAAAAATTACTTCAATTTATCTTCCACAACCTTCGACAACTTACCCAACGCTTCCTTGACATCCCCACTCAAACTTCCTTGAGCCATATTGGGACGTCCTCCACCTTTGCCGCCGATTCCTGTGATGAGGTCTCCAGCTTTCAAGCCTCTCTTGACGAGATCTTCGGTCACTACCGCAATGACGGTTGGTCCAGTCACGAGGACAGCGGCTCCACCCTTTGGATATTTCTCGCGGAATTTATCCGCCAGCATGCGGAGCGTATCCACATTCGAGTCAGGGACTTCGACCGCCAACACGTTGGCATCTTTCACGGCCTGCACTGCTGACAACTGATTGCTAAAAGCCGCCAATGCCTGTTGCGCACGCAAGTTGGCGATCTCTTTCTTCAAGTCAGAGACTTCCTCTTGTAACGCATTCACCTTGGCAGGGACTTCGTCCAGCGAGGTCTTCAGTGCACCCGCTGTTTGCTTGAGCGTCTTGAAGCGCTTGTTGATGAGTTCATACGCGCCACGACCCGTCACAGCTTCAATACGGCGCACGTTCGCCGCGACAGAACTTTCGCTCACAATAATGAACGCGCCGATATCGGATGTACGCTCAAGGTGCGTACCACCGCAGAGTTCATAGGAGTATTTTTTGGAATCAGCCAGCTTGCTGGCGTCTGTCGGGAGCAAGCTCCCTGATTCCATAATAGAGATCGTTCTCACGGTCTCGCCGTACTTCTCACCGAACAAGGCCATCGCGCCTTCTTTCTTGGCCTCGTCCAGTGACTTGGTGACTTTCACCACAGGCATGTCGGCCGCGATCGCTTCATTGACCATCTTCTCGACACGCTCGATCTGTTCTGCGGTCATGGCTTCGGGATGGTTGAAGTCAAAGCGCAGATGGGTCGGCGCAACGAGCGAACCCGCCTGCTTGGCTTGGTCACTCAGCACTTCGTGCAAAGCTTTGTGGAGCAAGTGTGTAGCAGTGTGATTCCGCATGATGTTGTGGCGGCGGACGGCGTCTACTTCAGCCGTAGCTTTATCGCCCACTTTGGGTTGACCGGAGATCACCTCACCCATGTGGACGATCACACCCGCCGATGCACGGCGCATGCCTGTCACTTCGATCTCCCAACCCCCCTCTTTCTCTCCCCCCATTTTCTCCGAAAATGGGGGGAGACGGAGGGGGGTCGAACGGATAAAGCCTATGTCATTGACCTGGCCACCCGCTTCGATGTAGAAGCCGGTCTTGGGCAGAATAACTTCGACTTGATCGTCAAGCGATGCAGACTCTACTGATTGTCCATTCACAATCAAAGCCAATACTTCAAGACCTGTATACTTCTCTACCTGAGTACCGCTATACGGATCATACTCAACACCATCTTTCCCTAACTTGCCTTTCGCTTGTAGGTCCTTCAAGATACCTGCGAAGAACTCTGCATCTTCACCACCCATCTTGCCCATGGCTTTACCGCCGCCAGAAGCAAGCGCGTGTTTTTCTTTCGCTTCGTTGAAACCTTTATCGTCCACATCGAGACCTTGTTCACGGGCAATATCGCGCGAGATCTCGAAGGGCAGACCATACGTAGCATAAAGGTCGAAGGCTTTGTGACCATCGAGGATTGTAGAGTTGGTTTTGCGAAGGTCTGAGAGTAGAGTCTCTAAATGCGCTGTACCAGCTTCCACCGTACGTGCGAAGCGGACTTCTTCTCGAGTCAGATTATCCAGAATGGCAGGTTGAGCGGCGCGGAGTTCGGTATAGAAGTCACCGTAAATATCAATGAAAGCCTGCGCTACTTTGGCGAGGAAGGGTTCGTTGAGTCCGAGCTTGGAGCCGAAGCGTGCCGCGCGGCGGACGATCATACGCGCCACGTAGTTACGTCCTGCGTTGCCAGGCACCACACCATCAGCGATCAGGAATGCCGCCGAACGGACATGGTCACAGATGACGCGATAGGGTGTGAAATCGGCGAGCATCTCTTTCTCGGTGTGACCCGTCAGCGAGCGGAGCACATCCAGTGAGCCGGTGAAGAGGTCAGTCTTGTAGTTCGAGTCAACGCCCTGCAACACAGAGACGATGCGCTCGAAGCCCATGCCGGTGTCCACATGCTTTTGCGGGAGCGGTTCAAGGCGGCCATCTTCGAAGAGATTGTATTGAATGAAAACGTTGTTCCAGAGTTCGAGGTAGCGCGTGCAATCGCCGTTCACGCCACAGACGTGCTCGGTGCCGCGCAAGTTATCGCGCTCTTCGCCGAGATCGATGTGGATCTCGGAACACGGGCCGCACGGACCGAACTCGGCCATCTGCCAGAAGTTTTCCTTGCGCCCAAAGTACAGGACGTGGGAAGGATCGAAGCCAGGTTGGGTCTTCCAGATATCGGCGGCTTCTTCATCGGTGGGCACGTTGCCTTTATCGTCCTTGAAGACGGTGGCATAGAGTTTATCTTTGGGTAGGCCCCATACATCGGTAAGCAACTGCCAAGACCAGGCGATGGCTTCCTTTTTGTAATAATCGCCAAAGGACCAGTTACCGAGCATCTCAAAGAAGGTGTGGTGCGTATCGTCGCGGCCCACATCGTCGAGGTCGTTGTGCTTGCCCGCCACGCGCATACACTTCTGCGAGTCGACGGCGCGTTTGTAGGGACGGGTATCAGTGCCGACAAAGACATCTTTAAACTGCACCATGCCAGAGTTGGT
Proteins encoded in this window:
- a CDS encoding von Willebrand factor type A domain-containing protein — translated: MSTKRNALLTGILFLLLFTSACGGAASTPIPHDELPADVLEMPVVTEAPAATEAPASAPQSSSKNWGGPPVNQQPQDTFFEDYGVNPAIDTEDDHLSTFGLDVDTGSYTIMRNYLKDDLQVPPESVRVEEYINYFDQGYANPSAHQAFTISVDGAPSPFTQTERYQMLRVGIQGYQVPEYERKDASLTFVIDVSGSMDMDNRLGLVKRSLELLVEQLGRNDSVSIVVYGSDARVILDPTPGSDKDAILSAIYSLQPEGATNAEAGIRLGYNMALRSYKRDGINRVILCSDGVANVGNTEANVILDEIRGHVEEGVTMTTIGFGMDNYNDTLMEQLADNGDGFYAYVDDMREAKRLFIDNLTSTLQTIAMDAKVQVDFNPDVVMRYRLVGFENRAIADDQFRDNTVDAGEIGAGHSVTALYEVKLYPEAYGNIATVYLRWQDPDTRQVVEMSKDLGSGDLSRSFERADPYFQRTVIVAEYAEILKESYWADGSSLQDVYREAVRVGEYFSGDEQMSELLELMRRADGWRD
- the alaS gene encoding alanine--tRNA ligase, which gives rise to MSKKLTGNQIRQDFIDFFVEHGHTAVPSMSLVPGGDATLLFTNSGMVQFKDVFVGTDTRPYKRAVDSQKCMRVAGKHNDLDDVGRDDTHHTFFEMLGNWSFGDYYKKEAIAWSWQLLTDVWGLPKDKLYATVFKDDKGNVPTDEEAADIWKTQPGFDPSHVLYFGRKENFWQMAEFGPCGPCSEIHIDLGEERDNLRGTEHVCGVNGDCTRYLELWNNVFIQYNLFEDGRLEPLPQKHVDTGMGFERIVSVLQGVDSNYKTDLFTGSLDVLRSLTGHTEKEMLADFTPYRVICDHVRSAAFLIADGVVPGNAGRNYVARMIVRRAARFGSKLGLNEPFLAKVAQAFIDIYGDFYTELRAAQPAILDNLTREEVRFARTVEAGTAHLETLLSDLRKTNSTILDGHKAFDLYATYGLPFEISRDIAREQGLDVDDKGFNEAKEKHALASGGGKAMGKMGGEDAEFFAGILKDLQAKGKLGKDGVEYDPYSGTQVEKYTGLEVLALIVNGQSVESASLDDQVEVILPKTGFYIEAGGQVNDIGFIRSTPLRLPPFSEKMGGEKEGGWEIEVTGMRRASAGVIVHMGEVISGQPKVGDKATAEVDAVRRHNIMRNHTATHLLHKALHEVLSDQAKQAGSLVAPTHLRFDFNHPEAMTAEQIERVEKMVNEAIAADMPVVKVTKSLDEAKKEGAMALFGEKYGETVRTISIMESGSLLPTDASKLADSKKYSYELCGGTHLERTSDIGAFIIVSESSVAANVRRIEAVTGRGAYELINKRFKTLKQTAGALKTSLDEVPAKVNALQEEVSDLKKEIANLRAQQALAAFSNQLSAVQAVKDANVLAVEVPDSNVDTLRMLADKFREKYPKGGAAVLVTGPTVIAVVTEDLVKRGLKAGDLITGIGGKGGGRPNMAQGSLSGDVKEALGKLSKVVEDKLK
- the ubiG gene encoding bifunctional 2-polyprenyl-6-hydroxyphenol methylase/3-demethylubiquinol 3-O-methyltransferase UbiG — translated: MTTFNNADNKEIDKFDKVSQIWWDLKGEMGTLHVINPLRTKFIMEKLTVQNPKILDVGCGGGILSEALAKNGAKVVGSDLSQASLEVAKRHAEQQGLKIEYLYESAENIAQKNPGSFDAITCMEMLEHVPEPAKVIAACAQALKPGGHAFFSTINRTPKAFLFAIVGGEYILRLLPRGTHTYQKLIRPSELKQWAQDAGLEFSRIASLIYNPFTTKFKVAMGVEDVNYMVHFTKKK
- a CDS encoding UbiA family prenyltransferase; the encoded protein is MKKFFALSRTTHGVLDLATPGFCALLVLGNFPAWQVILLSIFTAFAAYTAIYALNDLVGIAVDKEKFTGGINAGYSVEASDLRYPLAQNVLSYRSGILWFAVWFIAAGIGSYILNPTIVIILVSATVLEVVYVLLFKVTYLRTFVSGLVKSSGPIAAVFVVDPNPSLSSLLLILAWVFFWEIGGQNVPADWNDTVEDKRVHAKTIPLQLGTQTAGLIVIITLAVTVVASLFLPNVSPLKLGIPYLIASAAAGIYFLLLPGYQLSRQHEGRQAAKLFDSASYYPLAQLAIITVFVLLN
- a CDS encoding diguanylate cyclase is translated as MKILVVEDNPGSRRLVKVRLSAVGHEVVDVEDGQYAWDLLQREPFQIVITDWMMPRLDGPGLIQKIRASKNSHYTYIIMLTAIDDKPKVVLGLEAGADEYLTKPFDAKELIARVASGERIIKLEEQLIKARQQMENLAMQDSLTCLLNRRAIEEHARTELTLAKRKEQPLSIILLDIDFFKAINDQYGHPVGDQVLRKLAEVFPRNLRPYDRIGRWGGEEFIVILPDTDISEAVAIAERMRIATAETPFTLENGDHYTVQISLGVTCAVVNYPSLEELVETADLASIKQNRLVETACAVSTSLPSKFFVISKER
- a CDS encoding sedoheptulose 7-phosphate cyclase, coding for MTDSMFKRRVTHPYTIEYEVLNAPDLFHPQNMALLSEGKIKNARRFVVIDSHVEKHYGNKMRSYFAHHGVEAKIVTFPGGEENKTAEYYLSIVRELDTFPIHRRDEPIIAIGGGVLTDVVAFVASTYRRGVPHIKVPTTLMGYVDASVGIKNGINFNGNKNRLGAFQPPQKVLLDKSFLATLPRRHLLNGVCEIIKLAVIKDAELFSLLETHGPESVDAYFQNAEGGIILDRAIEGMLEELEPNLFEEDLERKVDFGHTFSYGLETRHESDLLHGEAVLLDICLSVLIAKSRCLLTDEDSNRVFRLIESLGFMLDMSILDPHQLWESLEERVYHRNGLQRTPMPHGIGGCVFVNDINFNEIEQTIKILENWMVIKHDNF
- a CDS encoding alpha-glucosidase, which produces MNTLPWYHKTTIYQVYPRSFKDSNGDGIGDIRGIIQKLDYLHDLGFETIWFSPFFSSPQADFGYDISNYTDVAPEYGTMDDALELIEQMHKRGMKIVLDMVMNHTSIEHPWFQESRSSRDNPKADWYIWRDNPNNWKSMTGGSGWHYAPERGQYFWSSFLPFQPDLNYRNPEIKKIMFDTVRFWLEKGVDGYRLDIFNVIYKDAEFRDNPFALKLAPAVNEPSGYFQEFKYTLDQPEVFAFAKELRNVCNEFGDTLLLGEVIGRREVVRRFAGDEQNDGLTLVFDFEMLDFKFTADYFRELIGKIEAHFPSPFMPVYVFSNHDKKRSIHRLGNDARKAKLLHMFQLTVRGVPCMYHGEEIGMTNHKIPFGAALDPIPHKYKRLPRILFDALGMTVNRDEVRTPMQWDSTPNAGFSSGKQTWLPVHENYTTINVEKESKEDTSLLNTIRALLKIRTQEQAIQEGSLQLIEGLPNNVLGYVREFEKKRVAVFLNFSEQEVEFPFGATECLYQLSPTDQIKSKSIHLDSFGGMIVL